In the Paralichthys olivaceus isolate ysfri-2021 chromosome 17, ASM2471397v2, whole genome shotgun sequence genome, one interval contains:
- the arhgap28 gene encoding rho GTPase-activating protein 28 isoform X2 — protein MLSSPPSTSLPSSSSPPPPPNTVTSASRRVALETYWREVQSIEEEKEGEDEDEEDERKSMDEAELDETWLTEAGLSSLVTASTEEKMAPPAEALLSTLTRQQAATVRRRLDNYNETLRKRNKEPTRDVRDVFTQADNDLADRSPSPSSNHSESSPSRYHMTTKTIRRHTHRVRPSVPMCPFNERLPEDPSSPSHSPPRCPSPPLPVTQTRRPDWMLRDSPYSEGVAEHKQGGACLDCLRFHGNDNCDVPFVPVSPSQGLTCADDLSSCDLTQLGFISHIELSTFLLALGVQTKHTRPPRHRNRDSGVFGVSLNFLLESDRKKFPGVKVPVVFQKLLCILEQNVETEGILRVPGSVARLKYLRRELDRCGGDIDWSSVRQVEAAGLLKLFIRELPTPLLTHTHLSTYHSVLGISSVLHQVQALHLLSLLLPEVNRETLRALLIFLRKVISHQDQNRMSLCNVSMVMAPNLFSCRHRGNKRSIAKQREEMEEAVGGAHLIRLMITHQDLLWTVPRFLLSQVRQMNQATNQKPFGLTRSTRRLLRRQNDKNDRNQVTELFEGVIRVHAPLHTKISMAIQLDGQTRAKDVTARFECENSPVQCLYEVGGNICERRLHPDCVLLDVYRVNPHCDWLIKP, from the exons ATGTTGTCGTCTCCACCATccacctctctcccctcctcctcctccccccctccaccccccaacACAGTGACCTCTGCCTCCCGCCGAGTTGCCTTGGAAACGTACTGGAGGGAGGTGCAGAGcattgaggaggagaaggagggcgaggatgaagatgaggaggatgagaggaagagtATGGACG AGGCAGAGCTGGACGAGACCTGGCTGACGGAGGCGGGGTTATCCTCCCTGGTCACGGCCTCGACCGAGGAGAAGATGGCGCCACCAGCTGAGGCCCTTCTGTCTACGTTGACACGCCAACAAGCCGCAAcggtgaggaggaggctggacaACTACAACGAGACgctgaggaagagaaacaaagagcCAACCAGAGACGTTCGAGACGTGTTCACTCAG GCTGACAATGATTTAGCAGACAGAagcccctccccttcctccaaCCACTCTGAGTCATCCCCGAGTCGATATCACATGACCACGAAAACCATCCGCCGCCACACCCACAGAG tTCGACCATCTGTCCCTATGTGTCCTTTTAACGAGCGTCTTCCTGAAGATCCTTCATCGCCATCACACTCTCCACCTCGAtgcccctcccctcctctgcctGTCACTCAGACAAGACGACCTGATTGGATGCTGCGGGATTCTCCGTACTCAGAAGGTGTGGCTGAGCACAAACAGGGTGGGGCTTGTTTGGACTGTCTACGTTTCCATGGAAATGACAACTGTGATGTGCCG ttcgTACCTGTCTCACCCTCTCAGGGTCTCACCTGTGCGGATGACCTGTCGTCATGTGACCTCACTCAGCTTGGTTTCATCTCTCACATTGAGCTCTCCACCTTCCTGCTCGCTCTGGGTGTCCAAACCAAACACACCCGCCCTCCACGCCACCGGAACCGGG ACAGCGGTGTGTTTGGCGTTTCTCTGAACTTCCTGTTGGAGAGCGACAGGAAGAAGTTTCCCGGGGTTAAAGTTCCCGTTGTCTTCCAAAAG ttGTTGTGTATTTTAGAGCAGAACGTGGAGACTGAGGGGATCCTCAGAGTTCCTGGATCAGTCGCTCGACTCAAG taCCTGCGTAGAGAGTTAGACAGGTGCGGCGGAGACATCGACTGGTCGTCAGTGAGACAGGTGGAAGCTGCAGGTTTATTGAAGCTTTTCATCAGAGAGCTGCCGACCcctctgctgacacacacacacctgtccacCTACCACTCTGTgctgg ggatcTCCTCTGTGCTTCATCAGGTTCAGGCTCTTCATCTCTTGTCGTTGTTGCTTCCTGAAGTGAACAGAGAAACActcaga GCCCTGTTAATCTTCCTGCGTAAGGTCATCTCTCATCAGGACCAGAATCGAATGTCTCTGTGTAATGTCTCCATGGTTATGGCACCCAACCTGTTCTCCTGCCGTCACCGTGGCAACAAGCGTTCCATTGCTAAGCAACGGGAAGAGATGGAAGAGGCGGTGGGAGGGGCTCACCTGATTCGGCTGATGATCACACACCAGGACCTGCTGTGGACC GTACCAAGGTTCCTGTTGTCTCAGGTGAGACAGATGAACCAGGCAACCAATCAGAAACCGTTTGGCCTCACCAGGTCAACGAGACGACTTCTGAGGAGGCAGAACGACAAGAACGACAGGaaccag gtaacAGAGCTGTTTGAAGGTGTGATCAGGGTTCACGCCCCCTTACATACCAAGATTTCCATGGCGATACAACTTGACGGACAAACTAGAGCCAAAGACGTCACTGCTCGCTTTGAGTGTGAgaacag TCCAGTCCAGTGTCTGTATGAAGTTGGAGGAAACATCT gtgaACGTCGTCTCCATCCAGACTGCGTCCTGTTGGATGTTTACAGAGTGAATCCtcactgtgattggctgatcaAACCCTGA
- the zbtb14 gene encoding zinc finger and BTB domain-containing protein 14 — protein sequence MTETVKYVDDEHKSIFLKLLNEQRLEGEHCDIAVVVEDVKFRAHRCVLAACSNYFKKLFKKHEVDNSSVIEIDFIRSDIFEEVLNYMYTAKISVRKRDVNLMMSSGQILGIRFLDKLCSQKRDVSSEDKDKFPYDIVKMALPPEAQLAAESEVLGEHDDAPTTDDLVEASANQELDKSPSAALRVQEAILKELTNEDVHKVTCYDQDVVTDMEAEPKELGAEHHATQTLTFADSMGEVKDEQPPGWSTATTDMKFEYLLYGHREQLACQVCGKSFLDESRLRKHEKLHSAERPFACEICTKAFTTHAHLKEHLKIHTGFKPYRCDVCGKSFIRAPDLKKHERVHSNERPFACQMCDKAFKHKSHLKDHERRHRGEKPFVCPSCTKAFAKASDLKRHENNMHSERKQLNPLQSDTETLQAAAMAAEEQHLDSIS from the exons ATGACGGAGACCGTGAAGTACGTGGACGACGAACACAAGAGCATcttcctgaagctgctgaacGAGCAGCGGCTAGAGGGCGAACACTGTGACATCGCCGTCGTGGTCGAAGACGTGAAGTTCCGAGCTCACCGCTGTGTCCTCGCCGCCTGCTCCAACTACTTCAAAAAACTCTTCAAGAAACACGAG gtggaCAACTCGTCTGTGATTGAGATCGACTTTATTCGCTCCGACATCTTTGAGGAGGTGTTAAACTACATGTACACGGCAAAGATCTCCGTCAGGAAGAGAGATGTCaacctgatgatgtcatcaggacaAATCCTCGGCATCCGCTTCCTCGACAAGCTGTGCtcgcag AAACGAGACGTGTCATCGGAAGACAAAGACAAGTTTCCGTACGACATCGTGAAGATGGCGTTGCCACCGGAGGCTCAGCTGGCTGCTGAGTCTGAG GTCCTCGGGGAGCACGACGATGCGCCCACCACCGATGACCTCGTTGAAgcatcagccaatcaggagtTGGATAAGTCTCCCAGTGCAGCTCTTCGTGTCCAGGAAGCAATCCTGAAAGAGCTGACTAATGAGGATGTACACAAG gttACATGTTATGACCAGGATGTGGTGACAGACATGGAGGCAGAGCCTAAAGAGCTAGGGGCGGAGCATCACGCCACCCAGACGCTGACGTTTGCTGACAGTATGGGCGAGGTGAAAGACGAGCAGCCGCCTGGTTGGTCGACAGCAACGACCGACATGAAGTTTGAATATTTGTTGTatggacacagagaacaactcGCCTGTCAGGTGTGTGGGAAGAGCTTCCTGGACGAGAGCCGCCTCAG gaaacaCGAGAAGCTTCACTCGGCCGAGCGTCCGTTTGCGTGTGAGATCTGCACCAAAGCTTTCACCACGCACGCTCACCTGAAAG AACACCTGAAGATCCACACGGGATTCAAACCATATCGGTGTGACGTTTGTGGAAAATCGTTCATCAGAGCGCCGGACCTTAAAAAACATGAACGGGTTCACAGCAACGAGAGACCATTCGCCTGCCAGATGTGTGACAAG gcgtTTAAACACAAGTCTCACCTGAAGGATCAcgagaggagacacagaggagagaaaccGTTTGTCTGTCCGTCCTGCACCAAGGCCTTCGCCAAG GCGTCAGATCTCAAGCGtcatgaaaacaacatgcacagtgagaggaagcagctgaaTCCACTGCAGAGCgacacagagacactgcagGCCGCTGCCATGGCTGCAGAGGAGCAACATCTGGACAGCATCAGCTGA
- the arhgap28 gene encoding rho GTPase-activating protein 28 isoform X3 has translation MTRTFTPPSSLSVAPPLLSPPLSPLRSSEKRGMLSSPPSTSLPSSSSPPPPPNTVTSASRRVALETYWREVQSIEEEKEGEDEDEEDERKSMDEAELDETWLTEAGLSSLVTASTEEKMAPPAEALLSTLTRQQAATVRRRLDNYNETLRKRNKEPTRDVRDVFTQADNDLADRSPSPSSNHSESSPSRYHMTTKTIRRHTHRVRPSVPMCPFNERLPEDPSSPSHSPPRCPSPPLPVTQTRRPDWMLRDSPYSEGVAEHKQGGACLDCLRFHGNDNCDVPFVPVSPSQGLTCADDLSSCDLTQLGFISHIELSTFLLALGVQTKHTRPPRHRNRDSGVFGVSLNFLLESDRKKFPGVKVPVVFQKLLCILEQNVETEGILRVPGSVARLKYLRRELDRCGGDIDWSSVRQVEAAGLLKLFIRELPTPLLTHTHLSTYHSVLGISSVLHQVQALHLLSLLLPEVNRETLRALLIFLRKVISHQDQNRMSLCNVSMVMAPNLFSCRHRGNKRSIAKQREEMEEAVGGAHLIRLMITHQDLLWTVPRFLLSQVRQMNQATNQKPFGLTRSTRRLLRRQNDKNDRNQVTELFEGVIRVHAPLHTKISMAIQLDGQTRAKDVTARFECENR, from the exons ATGACCAGAACATtcactcccccctcctccctctctgtggcccctcccctcctctcccctcctctgtctccactcAGATCATCAGAGAAGAGAGG GATGTTGTCGTCTCCACCATccacctctctcccctcctcctcctccccccctccaccccccaacACAGTGACCTCTGCCTCCCGCCGAGTTGCCTTGGAAACGTACTGGAGGGAGGTGCAGAGcattgaggaggagaaggagggcgaggatgaagatgaggaggatgagaggaagagtATGGACG AGGCAGAGCTGGACGAGACCTGGCTGACGGAGGCGGGGTTATCCTCCCTGGTCACGGCCTCGACCGAGGAGAAGATGGCGCCACCAGCTGAGGCCCTTCTGTCTACGTTGACACGCCAACAAGCCGCAAcggtgaggaggaggctggacaACTACAACGAGACgctgaggaagagaaacaaagagcCAACCAGAGACGTTCGAGACGTGTTCACTCAG GCTGACAATGATTTAGCAGACAGAagcccctccccttcctccaaCCACTCTGAGTCATCCCCGAGTCGATATCACATGACCACGAAAACCATCCGCCGCCACACCCACAGAG tTCGACCATCTGTCCCTATGTGTCCTTTTAACGAGCGTCTTCCTGAAGATCCTTCATCGCCATCACACTCTCCACCTCGAtgcccctcccctcctctgcctGTCACTCAGACAAGACGACCTGATTGGATGCTGCGGGATTCTCCGTACTCAGAAGGTGTGGCTGAGCACAAACAGGGTGGGGCTTGTTTGGACTGTCTACGTTTCCATGGAAATGACAACTGTGATGTGCCG ttcgTACCTGTCTCACCCTCTCAGGGTCTCACCTGTGCGGATGACCTGTCGTCATGTGACCTCACTCAGCTTGGTTTCATCTCTCACATTGAGCTCTCCACCTTCCTGCTCGCTCTGGGTGTCCAAACCAAACACACCCGCCCTCCACGCCACCGGAACCGGG ACAGCGGTGTGTTTGGCGTTTCTCTGAACTTCCTGTTGGAGAGCGACAGGAAGAAGTTTCCCGGGGTTAAAGTTCCCGTTGTCTTCCAAAAG ttGTTGTGTATTTTAGAGCAGAACGTGGAGACTGAGGGGATCCTCAGAGTTCCTGGATCAGTCGCTCGACTCAAG taCCTGCGTAGAGAGTTAGACAGGTGCGGCGGAGACATCGACTGGTCGTCAGTGAGACAGGTGGAAGCTGCAGGTTTATTGAAGCTTTTCATCAGAGAGCTGCCGACCcctctgctgacacacacacacctgtccacCTACCACTCTGTgctgg ggatcTCCTCTGTGCTTCATCAGGTTCAGGCTCTTCATCTCTTGTCGTTGTTGCTTCCTGAAGTGAACAGAGAAACActcaga GCCCTGTTAATCTTCCTGCGTAAGGTCATCTCTCATCAGGACCAGAATCGAATGTCTCTGTGTAATGTCTCCATGGTTATGGCACCCAACCTGTTCTCCTGCCGTCACCGTGGCAACAAGCGTTCCATTGCTAAGCAACGGGAAGAGATGGAAGAGGCGGTGGGAGGGGCTCACCTGATTCGGCTGATGATCACACACCAGGACCTGCTGTGGACC GTACCAAGGTTCCTGTTGTCTCAGGTGAGACAGATGAACCAGGCAACCAATCAGAAACCGTTTGGCCTCACCAGGTCAACGAGACGACTTCTGAGGAGGCAGAACGACAAGAACGACAGGaaccag gtaacAGAGCTGTTTGAAGGTGTGATCAGGGTTCACGCCCCCTTACATACCAAGATTTCCATGGCGATACAACTTGACGGACAAACTAGAGCCAAAGACGTCACTGCTCGCTTTGAGTGTGAgaacag gtga
- the arhgap28 gene encoding rho GTPase-activating protein 28 isoform X1: MTRTFTPPSSLSVAPPLLSPPLSPLRSSEKRGMLSSPPSTSLPSSSSPPPPPNTVTSASRRVALETYWREVQSIEEEKEGEDEDEEDERKSMDEAELDETWLTEAGLSSLVTASTEEKMAPPAEALLSTLTRQQAATVRRRLDNYNETLRKRNKEPTRDVRDVFTQADNDLADRSPSPSSNHSESSPSRYHMTTKTIRRHTHRVRPSVPMCPFNERLPEDPSSPSHSPPRCPSPPLPVTQTRRPDWMLRDSPYSEGVAEHKQGGACLDCLRFHGNDNCDVPFVPVSPSQGLTCADDLSSCDLTQLGFISHIELSTFLLALGVQTKHTRPPRHRNRDSGVFGVSLNFLLESDRKKFPGVKVPVVFQKLLCILEQNVETEGILRVPGSVARLKYLRRELDRCGGDIDWSSVRQVEAAGLLKLFIRELPTPLLTHTHLSTYHSVLGISSVLHQVQALHLLSLLLPEVNRETLRALLIFLRKVISHQDQNRMSLCNVSMVMAPNLFSCRHRGNKRSIAKQREEMEEAVGGAHLIRLMITHQDLLWTVPRFLLSQVRQMNQATNQKPFGLTRSTRRLLRRQNDKNDRNQVTELFEGVIRVHAPLHTKISMAIQLDGQTRAKDVTARFECENSPVQCLYEVGGNICERRLHPDCVLLDVYRVNPHCDWLIKP; encoded by the exons ATGACCAGAACATtcactcccccctcctccctctctgtggcccctcccctcctctcccctcctctgtctccactcAGATCATCAGAGAAGAGAGG GATGTTGTCGTCTCCACCATccacctctctcccctcctcctcctccccccctccaccccccaacACAGTGACCTCTGCCTCCCGCCGAGTTGCCTTGGAAACGTACTGGAGGGAGGTGCAGAGcattgaggaggagaaggagggcgaggatgaagatgaggaggatgagaggaagagtATGGACG AGGCAGAGCTGGACGAGACCTGGCTGACGGAGGCGGGGTTATCCTCCCTGGTCACGGCCTCGACCGAGGAGAAGATGGCGCCACCAGCTGAGGCCCTTCTGTCTACGTTGACACGCCAACAAGCCGCAAcggtgaggaggaggctggacaACTACAACGAGACgctgaggaagagaaacaaagagcCAACCAGAGACGTTCGAGACGTGTTCACTCAG GCTGACAATGATTTAGCAGACAGAagcccctccccttcctccaaCCACTCTGAGTCATCCCCGAGTCGATATCACATGACCACGAAAACCATCCGCCGCCACACCCACAGAG tTCGACCATCTGTCCCTATGTGTCCTTTTAACGAGCGTCTTCCTGAAGATCCTTCATCGCCATCACACTCTCCACCTCGAtgcccctcccctcctctgcctGTCACTCAGACAAGACGACCTGATTGGATGCTGCGGGATTCTCCGTACTCAGAAGGTGTGGCTGAGCACAAACAGGGTGGGGCTTGTTTGGACTGTCTACGTTTCCATGGAAATGACAACTGTGATGTGCCG ttcgTACCTGTCTCACCCTCTCAGGGTCTCACCTGTGCGGATGACCTGTCGTCATGTGACCTCACTCAGCTTGGTTTCATCTCTCACATTGAGCTCTCCACCTTCCTGCTCGCTCTGGGTGTCCAAACCAAACACACCCGCCCTCCACGCCACCGGAACCGGG ACAGCGGTGTGTTTGGCGTTTCTCTGAACTTCCTGTTGGAGAGCGACAGGAAGAAGTTTCCCGGGGTTAAAGTTCCCGTTGTCTTCCAAAAG ttGTTGTGTATTTTAGAGCAGAACGTGGAGACTGAGGGGATCCTCAGAGTTCCTGGATCAGTCGCTCGACTCAAG taCCTGCGTAGAGAGTTAGACAGGTGCGGCGGAGACATCGACTGGTCGTCAGTGAGACAGGTGGAAGCTGCAGGTTTATTGAAGCTTTTCATCAGAGAGCTGCCGACCcctctgctgacacacacacacctgtccacCTACCACTCTGTgctgg ggatcTCCTCTGTGCTTCATCAGGTTCAGGCTCTTCATCTCTTGTCGTTGTTGCTTCCTGAAGTGAACAGAGAAACActcaga GCCCTGTTAATCTTCCTGCGTAAGGTCATCTCTCATCAGGACCAGAATCGAATGTCTCTGTGTAATGTCTCCATGGTTATGGCACCCAACCTGTTCTCCTGCCGTCACCGTGGCAACAAGCGTTCCATTGCTAAGCAACGGGAAGAGATGGAAGAGGCGGTGGGAGGGGCTCACCTGATTCGGCTGATGATCACACACCAGGACCTGCTGTGGACC GTACCAAGGTTCCTGTTGTCTCAGGTGAGACAGATGAACCAGGCAACCAATCAGAAACCGTTTGGCCTCACCAGGTCAACGAGACGACTTCTGAGGAGGCAGAACGACAAGAACGACAGGaaccag gtaacAGAGCTGTTTGAAGGTGTGATCAGGGTTCACGCCCCCTTACATACCAAGATTTCCATGGCGATACAACTTGACGGACAAACTAGAGCCAAAGACGTCACTGCTCGCTTTGAGTGTGAgaacag TCCAGTCCAGTGTCTGTATGAAGTTGGAGGAAACATCT gtgaACGTCGTCTCCATCCAGACTGCGTCCTGTTGGATGTTTACAGAGTGAATCCtcactgtgattggctgatcaAACCCTGA